A stretch of Candidatus Rokuibacteriota bacterium DNA encodes these proteins:
- a CDS encoding sugar ABC transporter permease gives MRARPWRPLVPYVLLAPVYALVGVVLVYPAVQNVWLSLWSWRITAPTRATFVGLENYQRLLLDDPEFLSVLGFTGAFTVSTIALEFLLGLGGALLLNGLPRGRRVATPLLLLPYMVPAVVVGLVWRLLWTKEYGLVNFLLGLGGIPPVLWLGAPFAAGVAVVISEVWRSTPFVTLVLLAGLASLPEEPYEAAEVDGAGRWQAFLHITLPLLVPALTVALLFQTIFKLRVFDLIFILTGGGPGIATLPLGILVYRQYFRYFEGGYAAALAVTILGIGALVSLAYLRLLARQGER, from the coding sequence GTGAGGGCTCGGCCGTGGCGGCCGCTGGTGCCGTATGTGCTGCTGGCCCCGGTCTACGCCCTGGTGGGCGTCGTCCTCGTCTATCCGGCCGTCCAGAACGTGTGGCTCTCGCTCTGGAGCTGGCGGATCACGGCGCCCACCCGGGCGACCTTCGTCGGCCTGGAGAACTACCAGCGACTCCTGCTGGACGACCCCGAGTTCCTGTCCGTCCTCGGCTTCACCGGCGCTTTCACCGTCTCCACGATCGCGCTGGAGTTCCTGCTGGGCCTCGGGGGCGCGCTCCTCCTCAACGGCCTGCCCCGGGGGCGGCGCGTCGCGACGCCCCTGCTCCTCCTCCCGTACATGGTGCCCGCGGTGGTCGTGGGGCTCGTGTGGCGCCTGCTGTGGACCAAGGAATACGGGCTGGTCAACTTCCTGCTGGGCCTCGGCGGCATTCCCCCGGTGCTCTGGCTCGGAGCGCCCTTCGCCGCGGGCGTGGCCGTCGTCATCTCCGAGGTCTGGCGCTCCACCCCGTTCGTGACCCTGGTCCTGCTGGCCGGACTGGCGTCGCTCCCCGAGGAGCCCTACGAGGCCGCCGAGGTGGACGGCGCCGGGCGCTGGCAGGCCTTCCTGCACATCACCTTGCCGCTGCTCGTGCCCGCGCTCACCGTGGCCCTGCTGTTCCAGACGATCTTCAAGCTCCGCGTCTTCGATCTGATCTTCATCCTGACGGGCGGCGGGCCGGGGATCGCGACCCTGCCGCTCGGCATCCTGGTCTACCGGCAGTACTTCCGCTACTTCGAGGGCGGCTATGCAGCCGCGCTGGCGGTCACGATCCTCGGGATCGGAGCGCTGGTGAGTCTCGCGTACCTCCGGCTCCTGGCCCGACAGGGGGAGCGCTGA
- a CDS encoding indolepyruvate ferredoxin oxidoreductase family protein, with product MTTGAGLSLDSKYRAESGRIFLSGIQALVRLPMDQHRADRRRGLRTATVISGYPGSPLGGFDLNLQRNAALLAEHDIRFIPGLNEELGATVVFGGQLAGEFPKPRYDGVLGMWYGKAPGVDRTGDLFRHANFAGVGPHGGVLAIAGDDPVAKSSTFPTASELAFYDLGFPVLFPGNVQEVLDLGRLGFELSRYSGCWVGFKIVTNVSDEVGTAEVAPERIAIADPGFEYEGKPWQATHGMVRFPPWGLEMERELFSGRLEAARAFAAANRINRIAVDGPGAWLGIAAAGKTYHDVREALGALGLDDEALRRHGVRLLHVRMPFPLGPGLVREFARGLEELLVIEEKRSFVELQMREILIDEARHPQVTGKRDEEGRVLVPADGELDADRVALILARRLERRIPLPSIAAHAALLEALRDRQPPITLRRQAWFCSGCPHNRSTLVPEGSLAGGGIGCHSMALTMDRNNVGLTAMGGEGVHWVGAAPFTKTPHFFQNLGDGTFCHSGSLAIRQAVAAGTNITFKILYNATVAMTGGQAAAGARAVPDLTRLLEAEGVGRILVLADDPAKYPRGARWAPGVEVWPRDHLDEAQRLLRDTAGVTVLIYDQHCATERRRLRKRGRLPAPERRVVINEAVCEGCGDCGARSNCVSVQPVETPLGRKTQIHQPSCNTDLTCLEGECPSFVTFAPRDGGARGRRRAATVEADLPDPVVRVPRDCHVVMTGIGGTGVVTVNQILGTAALLDGRHVRGLDQTGLAQKGGPVVSHLKISEAPPDFSNKVALGSADCYLGLDVLVATAPTNLDRAAPERTVAVLSTSAVPTGPMVASPDAGFPDRGDLLAAVTRVTRKDGNVALDAVALAEALFDDNLMANPIMLGAAYQAGAIPVSAASIEAAIALNGVAVEANTQAFRAGRRAVADPSWAATLPHPHLGEAPLAPALAGDALRLVDSSGTTGELRQVLAFRVPELIAYQDVPYAEAYAGFVARVAAAEQAALPGETRLAEAVARHLFRLMAYKDEYEVARLHLAGDLARRIEGEYPQAAGFRYHLQPPLLRALGLRRKVAVGRWIEPFFRLLVRLRRLRGTALDPFGYASVRRVERALIAEYRALVEAALATLSPVTHERAVELAGLPDLIRGYEDVKLRNVARFREEVQRLAVAPQRPARR from the coding sequence ATGACGACGGGAGCGGGCCTCTCGCTGGACTCGAAGTACCGGGCCGAGTCCGGCCGCATCTTCCTGTCCGGCATCCAGGCGCTGGTGCGGCTGCCGATGGACCAGCACCGCGCCGACCGGCGGCGCGGGCTCCGCACGGCCACCGTCATCTCCGGGTATCCTGGCTCTCCCCTCGGCGGCTTCGATCTCAACCTGCAGCGGAATGCCGCGCTCCTGGCCGAGCACGACATCCGCTTCATTCCGGGCCTCAACGAGGAGCTGGGCGCCACGGTAGTCTTCGGCGGCCAGCTCGCGGGGGAGTTCCCGAAGCCCAGGTACGACGGGGTGCTGGGCATGTGGTACGGCAAGGCCCCCGGCGTGGACCGCACCGGCGATCTCTTCCGGCACGCGAACTTCGCCGGCGTGGGGCCCCACGGCGGCGTGCTGGCCATCGCCGGGGATGATCCGGTGGCGAAGTCCAGCACCTTCCCCACGGCCTCGGAGCTGGCCTTCTACGATCTGGGCTTCCCGGTGCTCTTCCCGGGCAATGTCCAGGAGGTCCTCGATCTCGGGCGGCTCGGCTTCGAGCTCTCGCGCTACTCCGGCTGCTGGGTCGGGTTCAAGATCGTCACCAACGTCTCCGACGAGGTCGGCACGGCCGAGGTCGCCCCGGAGCGGATCGCCATCGCCGATCCCGGCTTCGAGTACGAGGGTAAGCCGTGGCAGGCGACGCATGGCATGGTGCGGTTCCCGCCCTGGGGCCTCGAGATGGAGCGCGAGCTGTTCTCCGGTCGCCTCGAGGCGGCCAGGGCCTTCGCTGCCGCGAATCGCATCAACCGGATCGCGGTGGACGGGCCCGGCGCGTGGCTCGGCATCGCCGCTGCGGGCAAGACCTACCACGACGTGCGCGAGGCCCTGGGCGCGCTCGGGCTCGACGACGAGGCGCTGCGCCGCCACGGCGTCCGTCTCCTCCACGTCCGCATGCCGTTCCCGCTCGGGCCCGGACTCGTCCGCGAGTTCGCGCGGGGGCTCGAGGAGCTGCTGGTCATCGAGGAGAAGCGGAGCTTCGTCGAGCTGCAGATGAGAGAGATCCTGATCGACGAGGCCCGGCACCCGCAGGTGACGGGCAAGCGCGACGAGGAGGGCCGCGTTCTCGTGCCGGCGGACGGCGAGCTGGACGCCGACCGGGTCGCGCTCATCCTCGCCCGGCGTCTCGAACGGCGGATCCCGCTCCCCTCCATCGCCGCCCATGCGGCGCTCCTCGAGGCGCTGCGCGACCGCCAGCCGCCGATCACCCTCAGGCGCCAGGCCTGGTTCTGCTCGGGCTGCCCTCACAATCGGTCGACGCTGGTGCCCGAGGGGTCGCTCGCGGGCGGCGGCATCGGCTGTCACTCGATGGCCTTGACCATGGACCGGAACAATGTCGGGCTCACCGCCATGGGCGGCGAGGGCGTCCACTGGGTCGGCGCCGCGCCCTTCACGAAGACGCCGCACTTCTTCCAGAACCTCGGCGACGGCACCTTCTGCCACTCGGGCTCGCTCGCGATCCGCCAGGCCGTCGCGGCGGGGACCAACATCACGTTCAAGATCCTCTACAACGCCACGGTGGCCATGACGGGCGGCCAGGCCGCCGCGGGGGCACGCGCCGTGCCCGACCTCACGCGCTTGCTCGAGGCCGAGGGAGTGGGGCGGATCCTCGTCCTCGCCGACGATCCGGCCAAGTACCCGCGCGGCGCCCGCTGGGCTCCCGGAGTCGAGGTCTGGCCCCGCGACCATCTCGACGAGGCGCAGCGCCTCCTGCGCGACACGGCCGGCGTCACGGTCCTGATCTACGACCAGCACTGCGCGACGGAGCGGCGGCGGCTGCGCAAGCGCGGCCGCCTTCCCGCTCCCGAGCGCCGCGTGGTGATCAACGAGGCGGTCTGCGAAGGGTGCGGGGACTGTGGCGCCAGGTCCAACTGCGTGTCGGTGCAGCCCGTCGAGACCCCGCTCGGCCGGAAGACCCAGATCCACCAGCCCTCGTGCAACACCGATCTCACCTGCCTGGAGGGCGAGTGCCCATCCTTCGTCACCTTCGCGCCTCGCGACGGAGGCGCCCGGGGGCGCCGGCGCGCCGCCACCGTGGAGGCCGACCTCCCCGACCCCGTGGTCCGCGTTCCCCGCGACTGCCACGTGGTCATGACGGGCATCGGCGGCACCGGTGTCGTCACGGTCAACCAGATCCTCGGCACCGCCGCGCTCCTGGATGGGCGCCACGTGCGCGGTCTGGATCAGACCGGGCTCGCCCAGAAGGGCGGGCCCGTCGTCTCCCACCTCAAGATCTCGGAGGCCCCGCCCGACTTCTCCAACAAGGTCGCGCTGGGGAGCGCCGACTGCTACCTCGGGCTCGACGTCCTCGTGGCGACCGCCCCCACGAACCTCGATCGCGCGGCGCCGGAGCGGACGGTGGCCGTTCTCTCGACGAGCGCGGTGCCCACCGGGCCGATGGTCGCCTCGCCCGACGCAGGCTTCCCCGACCGGGGCGATCTCCTCGCCGCCGTCACCCGCGTCACCCGCAAGGACGGCAACGTGGCGCTGGACGCGGTGGCCCTCGCCGAGGCGCTGTTCGACGACAACCTCATGGCCAACCCGATCATGCTGGGCGCCGCCTACCAGGCGGGCGCCATCCCCGTCTCCGCTGCGTCCATCGAGGCCGCCATCGCGCTCAACGGCGTCGCCGTGGAGGCCAACACGCAGGCCTTCCGGGCGGGGCGTCGCGCCGTGGCCGATCCGTCATGGGCGGCCACGCTCCCGCACCCACACCTGGGGGAGGCCCCGCTGGCACCCGCGCTCGCGGGCGATGCCCTCCGCCTCGTGGACTCTTCCGGCACCACCGGCGAGCTGCGGCAGGTCCTCGCCTTCCGGGTGCCTGAGCTGATCGCCTACCAGGATGTCCCGTACGCGGAGGCCTATGCCGGCTTCGTGGCGCGCGTGGCCGCGGCCGAGCAGGCGGCCCTCCCGGGCGAGACGCGCCTCGCCGAGGCCGTCGCGCGACACCTGTTCCGGCTGATGGCCTACAAGGACGAGTACGAGGTGGCCCGGCTCCACCTGGCAGGAGACCTCGCGCGGCGGATCGAGGGCGAGTACCCGCAGGCCGCCGGGTTCCGCTACCACCTCCAGCCGCCGCTGCTGCGTGCGCTCGGCCTCCGGCGCAAGGTCGCGGTGGGGCGCTGGATCGAACCCTTCTTCCGCCTCCTCGTCCGCCTGCGCCGCCTGCGCGGCACCGCGCTCGATCCCTTCGGCTACGCCTCCGTGCGGCGGGTGGAGCGGGCGCTCATCGCCGAGTACCGGGCGCTCGTGGAGGCGGCGCTCGCCACGCTCTCGCCCGTGACCCACGAGCGCGCCGTGGAGCTGGCGGGCCTGCCCGACCTGATCCGCGGCTACGAGGACGTCAAGCTCCGCAACGTGGCCCGCTTCAGGGAGGAAGTGCAGCGGCTGGCAGTCGCGCCGCAACGCCCAGCGCGACGCTGA
- a CDS encoding FAD-dependent oxidoreductase, with the protein MQTIRYAREIPVTRECQVLVVGGGPAGIGAAVGAARAGARTMLVERYGFLGGNATASLVGPFMTSFSADGKTQVIRGVFDELVGRMEKIGGAIHPSKVPAGVARSAYMKHGHIGVTPFDPEAMKLVSAELCLEAGVELMLHTIFIDPIVEASAVRGAILHNKGGLQAVLATITVDCSADADVAARAGVPCRQGRESDGLTQPMTMFFRVGNVDRASVDAYFRAHPEEIERRMAFASCITAAQAAGDYTIPRERLSMYESPQEGVWRVNVSRILGMDGTRAEDLTRAEVEGRRQVMEILAFLRKYVPGFERCTLVDTAAQVGVRETRRIEGEYTLTREDLVSGRDFEDTIACAAYPIDVHDPTGSGGGVSNLGETANVYRIPYRCLVPKGVEQLLVAGRCVSATHEALGAIRVMPPSFAMGEAAGTAAAIASAEGLSPRRVPVDWVREALILRGAYLGPRA; encoded by the coding sequence ATGCAGACGATTCGCTACGCGCGAGAGATTCCGGTCACCCGCGAGTGCCAGGTCCTCGTGGTGGGGGGCGGGCCCGCCGGAATCGGGGCGGCGGTGGGCGCGGCGCGGGCTGGCGCCAGGACGATGCTCGTCGAGCGCTACGGGTTCCTGGGTGGCAATGCCACGGCGAGCCTGGTCGGGCCCTTCATGACCTCCTTCAGCGCCGACGGCAAGACGCAGGTGATCCGCGGCGTCTTCGACGAGCTCGTGGGGCGGATGGAGAAGATAGGCGGCGCCATCCATCCCTCCAAGGTCCCGGCGGGCGTGGCCCGGTCGGCCTACATGAAGCACGGCCACATCGGCGTGACCCCCTTCGACCCCGAGGCGATGAAGCTCGTGTCGGCGGAGCTCTGCCTCGAGGCCGGCGTGGAGCTGATGCTCCACACGATCTTCATCGACCCCATCGTGGAGGCGAGCGCGGTGCGCGGGGCCATCCTGCACAACAAGGGCGGACTCCAGGCCGTGCTGGCGACGATCACGGTGGACTGCTCGGCCGACGCGGATGTCGCCGCGCGGGCCGGCGTCCCGTGCAGGCAAGGCCGCGAGTCGGACGGCCTGACCCAGCCCATGACCATGTTCTTCCGGGTGGGCAACGTCGACCGCGCGTCCGTGGACGCCTACTTCCGCGCGCACCCGGAGGAGATCGAGCGCCGGATGGCGTTCGCGAGCTGCATCACGGCAGCCCAGGCCGCCGGCGACTACACCATCCCCCGCGAGCGTCTGAGCATGTACGAGAGCCCCCAGGAGGGGGTCTGGCGCGTGAACGTCAGCCGCATCCTGGGCATGGACGGCACCAGGGCGGAAGACCTGACCCGGGCGGAGGTCGAGGGGCGGCGGCAGGTCATGGAGATCCTCGCGTTCCTCAGGAAGTATGTGCCGGGCTTCGAGCGCTGTACGCTCGTCGACACGGCGGCCCAGGTGGGTGTGCGTGAGACCCGGCGGATCGAGGGCGAGTACACGCTCACCCGGGAAGACCTCGTGAGCGGGCGCGACTTCGAGGACACCATCGCCTGCGCGGCCTATCCGATCGACGTGCACGACCCCACGGGGTCCGGGGGCGGCGTGTCGAACCTGGGCGAGACCGCGAACGTGTACCGGATCCCTTATCGCTGCCTGGTCCCGAAGGGCGTGGAGCAGCTCCTCGTGGCCGGGCGCTGCGTCTCGGCAACGCATGAGGCACTCGGCGCGATCCGCGTGATGCCGCCCTCCTTCGCCATGGGCGAGGCGGCGGGAACGGCCGCGGCCATCGCCTCGGCGGAGGGTCTCTCGCCCCGTCGCGTGCCGGTGGACTGGGTCCGGGAGGCCCTCATCCTGCGCGGGGCGTATCTCGGCCCTCGCGCGTGA
- a CDS encoding carbohydrate ABC transporter permease: MRRAGLADRAARLLLLALLLVFSAAPIAWLVLTSFKNRVDVLASPPRFLFTPQVESYGRLLLHQGSTILGNLQNSLAVAMATTAVVVLLSTLAAFSFSRYAFRGRAALFLGLLATRLLPPITTVIPLFLLWNRWKLVDTHLGLILIYSGLNAPLAVWMIKAFLDGVPVELEQAAMIDGCSRLGALRRVTLPLAAPGLAATAVFVFVLAWNEFMFAFIFTSVHAKTMPVIIAQGLGELQVEWTDIATLGTVVMLPTVVLTFLAQKHLVKGLTAGALK; this comes from the coding sequence ATGCGACGCGCGGGGCTGGCGGATCGCGCCGCGCGGCTCCTGCTCCTGGCGCTCCTGCTGGTCTTCTCGGCGGCGCCGATCGCCTGGCTCGTCCTCACGTCGTTCAAGAACCGGGTGGACGTGCTGGCCTCCCCGCCCCGGTTCCTCTTCACGCCGCAGGTGGAGTCATACGGGCGGCTCCTCCTGCACCAGGGCAGCACGATCCTCGGCAACCTCCAGAACAGCCTGGCCGTCGCGATGGCGACGACCGCGGTCGTCGTGCTGCTGTCGACGCTCGCCGCCTTTTCCTTCTCCCGCTACGCGTTCCGCGGCCGCGCCGCGCTCTTTCTCGGTCTCCTCGCCACGCGCCTGCTGCCGCCGATCACCACGGTGATCCCGCTCTTCCTCCTCTGGAACCGGTGGAAGCTCGTCGACACGCATCTCGGGCTGATCCTGATATACTCCGGGCTGAACGCGCCGCTGGCCGTCTGGATGATCAAGGCGTTCCTCGACGGCGTGCCGGTGGAGCTCGAGCAGGCGGCCATGATCGACGGGTGCTCGAGGCTCGGCGCCCTCCGGCGCGTGACGCTGCCCCTGGCCGCCCCGGGGCTGGCCGCCACGGCGGTGTTCGTGTTCGTGCTCGCCTGGAACGAGTTCATGTTCGCGTTCATCTTCACGAGCGTGCACGCCAAGACCATGCCGGTGATCATCGCCCAGGGGCTCGGCGAGCTCCAGGTGGAGTGGACCGACATCGCGACGCTGGGCACCGTGGTCATGCTCCCGACCGTGGTCCTCACCTTCCTGGCCCAGAAGCACCTGGTGAAGGGTCTGACGGCGGGGGCGTTGAAGTAG